ATCGAGGGCGACGGGTTAACCCAGGCGAGACCGGTGTCGTCGAACCAGGTGCTGCGCCGCCAGTGCTCGCAAGGCACGACAATGAGATCGGCGGGACAACCGCGCTCGGCGTTGAAGAGACGGGCGAGTTCGCCGACGGTCATCCCGTGGCGGACAGGGACGGAGTGGAAACCGATGAAGCTCGGCGGGAGCGTAAGCACGGGGCCCTCGACGTCGCGGCCGTTGATGGGATTTACGCGGTCGAGCACAAAGAACTTCTTGTGCGCGCGAGCGGCCGCTTCGAGGGACGCGCCGAGGGTAGAGGCGTAGGTGTAGAAGCGCGCGCCGATGTCCTGGATGTCGAACACGAGCGCGTCGACCGACTCGAGTTGTTCGGCGCGGGGCGCGCGGGCGCGGATGACCGCGAGGTCGTGTTCGGCGTCGGACGTCCCCGGCGCGCGCGCCGGGGAAGGACCATAGAGACTGTAGATGGGGAGCCCGGTCTTCTGGTCGCGCGCATCCTGCACGGTGGCGTCGGCCTCGCCGCGGATGCCGTGTTCGGGGCTGAACAGCGCCACGAGCCGGACGCCGGGCGCCGTGTGCAGAAGGTCGATGGTGGAGCGGCCGGCGCGGTCGCGACCGCTCTGGTTGGTGATGAGCCCGACGCGCAGGCCGCGGAGGGCGGCGAAGTTGTCGCGTTCCAGGACGTCGATGCCGTTGCGCACGGCCGATGCGTCGAGGCCGATGGCCTCGGCGGCGAGGGTGGAGATCGTCTGGCGGAGCGGAATGACGTTGCCCTTGCCGTCGGGGTGGACGCGGTTCGTGAGGACGATGACGAAGGTGCGGGAGACGGGATCGATCCAGACGCTGGTGCCCGTCCAGCCGGTGTGGCCGTATGAGCGTCCGGCGGGGAACCAGCGTCCGCGGACGCTGGCGTACGGCGAATTGACGTCCCAGCCGAGCCCGCGCAGGCCCTGAGCTTCCGGCTGACCGAGCGACAGGGCGGCGACAGTCTCTGGTTTCAGGATACGGACGCCCTCAAGCGCGCCGCCGCCAAGCAGCATGCGGCAGAAACGCGCGAGGTCGGCGGCGGTGGTGAAGAGGCCGGCATGGCCGGCGACGCCATCCATGCGGCGGGCGGTTGGGTCGTGGACGACGCCGCGCAGCATCACGCCGGCGGTGAGTTGGGTGGGGGCGATGCGCGGGCGTTGCGCGGCAGGCGGCAGGAAGCCGGTGTCGCGCAGGCCGAGCGGTTGGCAGACGTGCTCGGCGACGTAGGCCGCGAGCGGTTGTCCGCTGGCCCGGCGGACCAGTTCTCCGAGCACGATAAAATTGATGTCGCTGTAAACGAAGCGGGTGCCAGGCGGGTGCTGCAGACGTTCCTCGGTGGTCAGGGAGAGTGCGGTGTCAGTTCCGGACCAAGCATCGCGCAACGAGAGGTCGGGCCGGAGGCCGGACATATGGGTGAGGAGCTGGCGCACGGTGACGGCGTCCTTGCCGTGGGCGCCGAACTCGGGCCAGTAGCGCGCGACCGGGGCATCGAGTGCGAGCCGGCCCTGTTCGACCAACTGGAGAATGGCCGTGGTGGTGGCGATGGGCTTGGTGAGCGAGGCGGCGTCATAGATGGTGTCGAGCGTGGCGGGCTCGCGGACGGGAGAGACGGCGCGGTCGCCATACGCCTTGGTGTAGTGGTCCTCGCCGTGCTCGATCCAGACGACGGCGCCGGGTATCTCGTGGGCGGCGATCGCGGCGCCGACTGCGGTGTCGATGGCGGAGAGCTTGTCAGGCGCGAACGCGGCGTGGCTGGTGGAGGAGAAGAAAAGTGAAAGTGAGAGTGAAAGTGAGAGTGGACGGAGCGGGCGGTGAGCTGGCAGAAGCGGCGGCAGGAGGCGGCGCGCCACGGAAGCGATTCGGAGCATGAGGCGGCGAAACATGGGCGCGGATCGTGGCAAATCCCGCGCGCGGGGCGAGCGCAACCCGGTGGCGGTGGCGGAGTAGCACTTTTGGGGGGCGCTCGCGCGCAAGGAACGGGCGTGCAGAGCTTGGCCGGGCGCGTCTAGCGTCTGGCCGCATGCCCTTTGTTCATCACTATGCGCCAGGAGCGGCGCCAGCATCGGCTGATTTGTGCCTGGTCGTTCAAGGCGACCGCCTGTTGGCGCGTCCTGAGATGGTGGAGGCCGTGACGCTGCCGAGCTTTGCCGAGTTGGCGGGCTGGACGGAGGTTGCGGGCAAGCCGCTGCATCTCGGGAAGGTGGAAGGCGCAGCCTGCTGGACGATGGCGGTGGCGCGGGCGGAGGCGGAGGCGCCGGCGGGTTGGCAGTGGCACGACACCCGCGCGTTACTGGGGTTGCTGACGCCCGGCCAGACGCAGGCGATGAGTTGTGCGCGGCAGTTGCTCTGGTGGGATCGCCGCCATCAGTTTTGCGGCGCATGCGGCGCGCCGATGGTGGACGTGGCTGAGGAGCGGGCGAGGCGGTGCCCGCGGTGCCAGGCGCTGTATTTTCCTTCCGTCTCACCGGCGATCATCGTGGCGGTGACGCGTGGGTCCGAGTTGCTGCTGGCGCACAATCGGAATTTCCGGCCGGGAATGTTCAGCCTGCTGGCGGGGTTTCTGGATGCCGGCGAGACGCTGGAGCAGGCGACAATCCGTGAGGTGCGGGAGGAAGTCGGGATTGAGATCGATGACCTGCGCTACATCACGAGCCAGCCGTGGCCTTTCCCGAACTCACTGATGATAGGGTTCACGGCCCGCTGGGTGGCCGGGGACATCAAGGTGGACGGAAAGGAGATCACCGAGGCTGGGTGGTACCGCAGGGAGGCGCTGCCGGAGATTCCCCGGACGGGCACGGTGGCCCGGCAGATCATCGACTGCTGGGGGCGGAACGGGGCCTGAGCCGCCGGCGTCAGGGCCCGGGGGCGATGGTCTTCTCGAGCAGCGCGAGCAGGTCCGCGATATCGTAGGGCTTGCCCAAGTACGCGAAGTCGCCGTGTTGCCCGGGGTCGGAGATGGCGAGGTCGACGCTGTAGCCGCTGGTGATGAGAACCTTCAGGTCGGGCCGCTCGCCCCGGAAGCGTTTGGCAAGATCGAGCCCGGTCACGCCATTGGGCATGACCATGTCGGAAAACAGCAGGTCGACCTCGGCGCCGTGCTGCTTCCAAACCTCGAGCGCGGCTTCGCCGTCGACGGCCTGAAGCACGCGGTAGCCCTTGTGCTTGAGGGCGCGGGAAACGATCTGCCGGACCATCTCCTCGTCCTCGACCATGAGGATGCAGGCGCTGCTCGGCTGGGCCGGCGCCGGTGGTCTGGCGGCGGCGGGCGCGGTCGCGGGGGCGGTCGCCGCGGGGAAGAAGACGTCGAACGTGGTGCCCTGGCCGACCTGGCTGCGGACGTCGCTCCAGCCGCGGTGCTGCTGCACGATGCCGTAGACCGTGGCGAGGCCGAGGCCGGTGCCCTGGCCGACATCCTTCGTGGTGAAGAACGGCTCGTAGATGCGCTGGAGCGTCTCGGCGTCCATGCCGCAGCCGGTGTCCTCGATCGTGAGCTTCACGTAGGGGCCGGGCGGCAGATTGCGGCGCGCAGCGAGGTTGCCGGGTTCGAGCTGGTGCGGGGCGACGGCGATGGTGAGGCGGCCGCCGCGCGGCTTCATCGCGTCGCGGGCGTTGACGCACAGATTGGTGATGACCTGTTCAATCATGCCCACATCGCCCTCGATCCACATGGGAGACGGGGCGGGCTGGAAGTTTACGGAGATGCACTCGTCGAGGAGGCGCCGGAGCATCTTCAGGAGATGCTCGATGACGACATTCAGATCGATGACGGCAACGTGCATAACCTGCCGCCGGCTGAAGGTGAGCAGTTGGCGGGTGAGGCTGGCGGCACGCTGTTCCATCGATTCC
This genomic window from Opitutus sp. ER46 contains:
- a CDS encoding serine hydrolase, encoding MLRIASVARRLLPPLLPAHRPLRPLSLSLSLSLFFSSTSHAAFAPDKLSAIDTAVGAAIAAHEIPGAVVWIEHGEDHYTKAYGDRAVSPVREPATLDTIYDAASLTKPIATTTAILQLVEQGRLALDAPVARYWPEFGAHGKDAVTVRQLLTHMSGLRPDLSLRDAWSGTDTALSLTTEERLQHPPGTRFVYSDINFIVLGELVRRASGQPLAAYVAEHVCQPLGLRDTGFLPPAAQRPRIAPTQLTAGVMLRGVVHDPTARRMDGVAGHAGLFTTAADLARFCRMLLGGGALEGVRILKPETVAALSLGQPEAQGLRGLGWDVNSPYASVRGRWFPAGRSYGHTGWTGTSVWIDPVSRTFVIVLTNRVHPDGKGNVIPLRQTISTLAAEAIGLDASAVRNGIDVLERDNFAALRGLRVGLITNQSGRDRAGRSTIDLLHTAPGVRLVALFSPEHGIRGEADATVQDARDQKTGLPIYSLYGPSPARAPGTSDAEHDLAVIRARAPRAEQLESVDALVFDIQDIGARFYTYASTLGASLEAAARAHKKFFVLDRVNPINGRDVEGPVLTLPPSFIGFHSVPVRHGMTVGELARLFNAERGCPADLIVVPCEHWRRSTWFDDTGLAWVNPSPSMRSLAAATLYPGLCLLERTALSMGRGTATPFEQVGAPYIDGAALARELTDQALPGVRFEPVRFTPSMAFYPGPESTLKYRGQECGGVRVILTDRNQAAVVDVGVVLALTLQRLYPEHFDVAPMARFVGDPAILALIRADRPLPEIKAAWVRGLDAFRSRRQTHLLYRD
- the nudC gene encoding NAD(+) diphosphatase yields the protein MPFVHHYAPGAAPASADLCLVVQGDRLLARPEMVEAVTLPSFAELAGWTEVAGKPLHLGKVEGAACWTMAVARAEAEAPAGWQWHDTRALLGLLTPGQTQAMSCARQLLWWDRRHQFCGACGAPMVDVAEERARRCPRCQALYFPSVSPAIIVAVTRGSELLLAHNRNFRPGMFSLLAGFLDAGETLEQATIREVREEVGIEIDDLRYITSQPWPFPNSLMIGFTARWVAGDIKVDGKEITEAGWYRREALPEIPRTGTVARQIIDCWGRNGA
- a CDS encoding response regulator, with the protein product MSKEIIGRNHRILVVDDTRAIHEDFRKILAQPSAPGDPLAAAASSIFRTAKPTLARLPSFELESAFQGEEALAVVTRALAGGRPFAVAFVDVRMPPGWDGVETVNKLWSVQPDLQVVLCTAYSDYSWSELGDRLVHSDQLLLLKKPFDPIEVQQMAAALTEKWRLTQQSRLKIVDLEERVRERTAELERAQAELAQSRKMQAVGQLAGGIAHDYNNIVTATIIQLTMLRQHPDVTPAIKAIVADLESMEQRAASLTRQLLTFSRRQVMHVAVIDLNVVIEHLLKMLRRLLDECISVNFQPAPSPMWIEGDVGMIEQVITNLCVNARDAMKPRGGRLTIAVAPHQLEPGNLAARRNLPPGPYVKLTIEDTGCGMDAETLQRIYEPFFTTKDVGQGTGLGLATVYGIVQQHRGWSDVRSQVGQGTTFDVFFPAATAPATAPAAARPPAPAQPSSACILMVEDEEMVRQIVSRALKHKGYRVLQAVDGEAALEVWKQHGAEVDLLFSDMVMPNGVTGLDLAKRFRGERPDLKVLITSGYSVDLAISDPGQHGDFAYLGKPYDIADLLALLEKTIAPGP